The genomic interval GGCGACTGGACCACCCGCAAGAACAACGCCGCCCGGGCCTACCACGAGTGGATGCCGATCCGCACGCCCGATGCCAGCAATCTGCTGAAGATCTACCGCCGCTTCGACTTCGGCAACCTGCTGTCGCTGCACATGCTGGACACCCGCATCGAAGGCCGCGACCAGCAGTACGACAACTTCGGCGATGCCGACGGCGGCCTGGGCCGCTACATCGCGGGCATGACCCCCAACGCCAGCGGCGTGCTGCCCGATGCCAGCCGCACAATGGTCAGCAGCACCCAGCAAAGCTGGCTGGCCAGCGGCATGGCCGCGTCCACCGCCACCTGGCAGTTCCTGGGCAACCAGGACATCATGGCGCGCATGTGGTTTCCCGCGTCGGTGCTGCAGGCGCAGGCGGCTGCAGCCAGCAACCCGGCAGCGGTGCCAGCCGCCATCAGCGCCTACCTCACCGCCAAGGCCACCCGCGCCGCCGGGGCACCGCTGAACCCCACCCAGGCCGCCCTGCTCAGCGCCAGCACCAACCCCCGCCTGCCCTACAACCTGGACAGCTGGGACGGCTACCCCGCGCAGCGCGAAGCGGTGCTGCAAACCGCCAAGGCGCAGGGCAAGAAGCTGGTGGCCTTGTCGGGCGACTCGCACAACGCCTGGTGTGCCAACCTGACCACCCTGGCGGGCGAGAAGGTCGGGGTGGAATTCGCCACCAGCTCGGTCACCGCGCCGGGCTTTGAAAGCGCGGGTTTGGGCGCACTGGCCAGTTCGCTGGACGGCAGCGCACTGGGTGCCAGCGCCGTGGGCGCCGGCCTGGGGCTGATCGACGACCTGCTCTACACCGACACCATCCGCCGGGGCTACCTGCTGGTGACGGTGACGGCGGCGGCGGTGAAGAGCGAGTACGTGTTCATGAGCACGGTGAAGTCCACCACCTACAGCGCCAGCGTGGGCAAGACCATCACCGTGGCTGCCAACGGTGCCGTGGCCTACGCCTGAAATTTATAAAAAATAGGGCTCCCGCGCTTATTGAATAAGCATGAGCAGCTACTGAATGAATAGCAAAACCATACCACCAAGGTTTCCCATGCACCCTGTCTCTCTGTCCCTGCTGGCCTGTGTGGCCGCTCCGGTCCTGCTGCTGAGCGCCTGCAACAGCGACGACGGCCCGTCCGGCCCCGCCGTGGGCACCCAGGCCACGCTGGCCCTGCTGGAAACCACCGACCTGCACTCCAACGTCATCAGCTACGACTACTTCAAGCTGGCCGACGACCCCTCGCTGGGCTTTGAGCGCACCGCCACCCTGATCAACACCGCCCGCAAAGAATTTGCCAACACCTTGCTGCTGGACAACGGCGACACCATCCAGGGCACCGCGCTGTCGGACTACCAGGCCCTGGTCAGCCCGCTGGCCTGCGACCAGACGCTGGCCATGTACAAGGTGATGAACGCCGCTGGGTACGCCGGCGGCGGCATTGGCAACCACGAGTTCAACTACGGCCTGCCCTACCTCAGCCAGGTCACGGGCAACACCTTCAATGTGGACGGCATGCCCACGCCCGCGGCGCAAAAGAAGTGCGCAGGCCCCAGCTTCCCGCAGGTGCTGGCCAATGTGTACAGCGCCAAAACCAAAGCCCCGCTGTTCGCGCCCTACGCCATCATCGACAAAACCGTCACCGCCACCGACCCCGGCGGCAAGACGGTCAGCGCCAAGGTCAAGGTGGGCATCATCGGCTTTGCCCCGCCCACCATCCTGAGCTGGGACAAACGCTGGCTCGACGGCAAGGTCTACACCGTGGGCGCGGTCGAGGCGGCGCAGCAGTTCATCCCCGAGATGAAGGCCAAGGGGGCCGACATCATTGTGGTCATCTCGCACGGCGGGCTGGACGACAGCAGCTACAGCCCCACCATGGAAAACGGCAGCTACCACCTGAGCAAGGTGGCCGGGGTGGACGCCATGCTGATCGGCCATTCACACCAGATCTTCCCCAATGCCACCAGCACCGTGGCCCAGTTCAACCTGCCCGGGGTCGACAAAGCCAGCGGCATGGTCAACGGCGTGCCCACCGTGATGGGCAATTTCTGGGGCAAACACCTGGGTGTGATCCAGCTCAGCATGGCCTGGAATGGCAAGCGCTGGGCCATCGACACCACCAAGACCAAGGTGGAAGCCCGCAGCGCCCAAAACGCCGACAAGAGCTACGTGGCCGTGGACGCCAGCGTGGGCGCCGCGATTGCCGCCGAGCACCAGGCCACCATTGCCTATGTCAAAACCCCCATCGGCAGCACCGACTACGGCATGAGCAGCTACTTTGCCGACGTGGGCGACCCCGGCGCCATCCAGATCGTCAACCAGGCCCAGGCCGACTACGTGGCCAGCTACATCAAGGCCAACTTGCCCCAGTACGCCAGCCTGCCCGTGCTGTCGGTCAGCGCACCGTTCAAGAGCGGTTTTGCCGGGGGCAGCGACTTCACCGACGTGGCCCAGGGCAACGTGGCCATCAACAACGCCGCCGACCTGTACCTCTACCCCAACACGGTGTATGCCGTCAAAGTCACCGGGGCGGACATCAAGAACTGGCTGGAAACCGCGGCCAAGCGCTTCAACCAGATCGACCCGGCCAAAACCACCGCCCAGGCGCTGATCAGCAGCTTTCCGGGCTACAACTTCGACATGTTCACCAGCACGGACATGGCCTACGAAATCGACGTTACCCAGGCCGTGGGCAGCCGCATCAAGAACCTGCTCTACAAAGGTGCTGCCATCAGCCCCACGCAGGAGTTCATCGTGGCCACCAACAACTACCGCGCCAGCGGCGGCGGCAGCTTCCCCGGCCTGGACGGCAGCAAGACCATCTACGCATCGCCCGATGCCAACCGCGACGTGCTGATCAGCTACATCAAAGCCACCAAAGCCCTGACCCGCGTGGCCAACGGCAGCGCCCGCAGCTGGAAGTTCACCCCGGTGGCCACCGCGGGCCAGGTCACCTTCAGCTCGGCCCCCGGCAAGCTGGCGCTGGCCACCGCCGCCGGGCTGGGCGGCATCACCCAGGTGCTGGCCGATGACGGCAGCGGCAAGGGCCTGGCGGTGTACGCCATCGACCTGAGCCGATGAGCGCCCGTGGCACTACAGCCGGTGCGGTAGCCGCCAGCGTCTTGCTGGCCGCCCTGGCCTGCGGCGGAATAGGCCTGGCCCCGGCACCACAGAGCGCCGCACCGCGCATGGATGCGGTCGCCATGGCCCAGCTGGAGGTGCAAGCCGGTACCGGGCAAGACCTGCAGGCCCGCACCGCCCTGGCCACCCAGGCCCGCGCAGGCCAGGCCATGGCCCAGCGCGCCTGGGGCCAGGTGCTGCTGAAAACCGGCAGCCCCACCGAAGGCCTGCGCTGGCTGCAGGCAGCCGCCACGCAAGGCGACGCCGCCGCCCAGACCGCCTTGGGCAAAATCTACTTGCGCGGTACGCCTGCGCTGGCGCGCGACTACGCACAAGCCCTGCACTGGTTCACCCTGGCGGGCCAGCAGCAGCACCCGGCCGCCGCCTACTACCTGGGCGTGCAGTACGCCAACGGCTACGGGGTGCCCGCCAGCCCGGCCACGGCGTTTGCCTGGTTCCGCATCGCCGCCCAAGACCAGCAACCTGCCGCCCAGTTCATGCTGGCCAATGCCTACCGCTACGGCGACGGCGTGCAGGCCGACGCGGCCACCGCCGTGGCCTATTTGCAGCTAGCCGCCGAGCAGGAATATCCGCAGGCCATCCAGACCCTGGCCATGGCCTACCAGCACGGCGAACTGGGGCTGCGCGCCAACCCGGCCCAAGCCGCCTACTACCTGGCGGAAACCGCGCACGCGCTCAAGCATCCACCCCAGGAGCCCTGAGGCAGTGCATTCATTGAAAGGATGAAATATGCCCTCAGTGCTGATGGCATAAGCGCTGGCAGCTATCAAATACATGGCAGATCAACAGCGCCCTCGTCCACAGAAGATGCCACCGGCGCGCCCAGTGCCAGATGGAGCGAGAAAATGTCGGCAGACGGCCCGGGCTGCACGCTGAACCCGGTCTTGCGTGCCAGCGCCGCCATGCCCTTGTTCTGTACCAGGCACTGGCCCACCACCTCTTGCGTGCCGCGCTGGCGCAGGTAGGCGAGCATCTCGTCCAGCATCAGGCGTCCCAGGCCCTTGCCTTGCCAGGCGGAGGCCACCTGCAAGGCGAACTCGGCCGTCTGGTTGTCCGGGTCGCACACCACCCGGATCTCGGCCGCCATGGCCTGCGTCGCAGCTTCGCCCGGGGCGAGGGCAATGAAAGTCATCTCGCGGTCGTAGTCGATCTGGCTGTAGCGCGCCAGCTCGGAATGCGGTACCTCGCGCCGCGTCAGGAAAAAGCGCAGGCGCATGTCGGCGGCACTGGCATGGGCATAAAACGCCTGCAGTCGCTCGCCGTCTTCGGGTTGGATCGGCCGTACCTGCAGCAGGCTACCGGCCACGCTCACGGTGTGCTCCAGCTCTTGCGGATACGGACGGATGGCGGGTGCCACCGGCTGCCCGCGCCCCGGGCCGTGCAGCCGTATGCGTACGTCCAGCGCCAACACGCCCAAGGCATCGGCCAGCAGCGGGTTGATGTCCAGCTCGGCCAGCAGCGGCAGGTCGCAGGCCAGTTGCGCGACCTGGCGCAGGGTGTCCAGCAGTGCCGCCTCGGGCACGGCAGGGCGCTCGCGGTAGCCCGCCAACAGCCGGGCCAGACCGCTGCGCTGCACCAGGTCCCGCGCCAGCGCGGTATTGAGCGGCGGCAGCGCGACCGCATGCTTCTGGCTCAGCTCCACTGCCGTGCCCCCCTCGCCGAACAGCAGCACCGGGCCGAATACCGGGTCGGTGCTGATGCCCACAATCAGTTCATGGGCCTGGGGCCGCAGCACCATGGCCTGCACCGTGAAGCCCTGCACCTGGGCCTGGGGCCGCAGGCGGGCCACCCGCTCCAGCATGCTGTGGGCGGCGGCACGCAAAGCCGCCTCGGAGTCCAGGCCCAGCACCACGCCGCCCACGTCGGACTTGTGCACGATCTGCGGTGACACCATTTTCAGCGCCACGGGAAAGCCCAGGCGGGTGGCGCAGGCCACCGCATCGTCCACCGTGGGGGCCAGCAGGCTGTGCTGGGTCGGTATGCCGTAAATATCCAGCAGGCTTTGCACCTGGGCCTGGGTCAGCCATTCCTGTCCGGCTTGGGCGGCAAGGGCCACCAGGGCCTGAGCCTGGCCGCGTTGTGGCAAAAATGCCTGGGGCGTGCTGGCCGGCAGCTCCCGCAGCGCAGCCTGGTTGCGGGCATGCTGCACCAGCTGCAGCCAGGCCGCCACCGCGCGCTCAGGGGTGTCGTAACTGGGCAGACTTGCTTGCGCCATGGCCGTGCGCGCCGCTGCCACGACCGTGCCACCCAGCCAGCAGGTCAGCACCGGCTTGCCGGCCTGCGCCAGCAGGGGCAGACAGCCCGCCGCGATGTCGGTTGCCGACACCATGGCGGTGGGCGCATGCATGAACAGCACGCCGTCCACCTCGGGGGCGGCCAGCAGCACCTGCAGGCCGTCCAGATAACGCTGCAAGGGGGCGTCGCCCACGATGTCCACCGGATTGCCGTGCGACCAGGTGCTGGGCAGGCATGCGTCCAACGCGGCCAGGGTTGCCGGGCTTAGCGTGGCCAGCTGGCCACCATTTAAATTCAGCGCGTCGGCGGCCAGCACCCCCAGGCCACCGCCGTTGGTCAAAACCGCCAGACGCTCCCCCAGGACAGGCCGGGCGTGGGCCAGGGTTTCGGCTGCGTCGAACAAGGCCTCCAGCGTGTCCACGCGCAGCATGCCCGCCCGGCGGAACGCCGCGTCAAACACCACATCGGCCCCCGCCAACGCCCCGGTGTGCGAGGCTGCCGCGCGCGCGCCATCGGCACCGCGCCCGGCCTTCACCACAATGACCGGCTTGTTGCGCGATGCAGCCCGTGCCGCCGACATGAATTTGCGCGCCGCCTTGACCGACTCCATGTACACCAGAATGGCCCGGGTCGCGCTGTCGCTGGCCAGGTAGTCGAGCACATCGCCAAAGTCCACGTCGGCACTGTCGCCCAGGGAAATGAAATGGGAAAAGCCGATGCCCCGGGCCTGGGCCCAGTCCAGCATGGCGGTGGCCAGCGCGCCCGACTGGGTGACAAACGCCAGCCGCCCGGGTGACGCGTTGCCAGGCGCAAAGCTGGCATTCAAGCCCACAGCGGGCACCAGCGCACCAATGCAGTTGGGGCCCAGAATGCGCAACAGGCTGGGCCGGGCGGCCTCCAGCATGGCCTGCTCCAGCGTACCGGTGCCGTCGGGGTGGGGCTGCTTCAAACCCGCGGTCATGACAATCGCCGCCCGGGTGCCCTTGCGCCCCAGCTCGGCGATCAGCCCGGGCACGGTGTGCGCGGGGGTGCACACCACGGCCAGGTCGGGCACCTGCGGCAGCGCGGCCACGTCGGGCCAGGCGGGCTCGCCGTCCACCTGGGCGTGGCGGCGGTTGACCAGCCACAGCGGCCCCTGGAAACCGCCTTGCTTCAGGTTGCTTAGCACCACGGAGCCCAGGCTGCCGGGCCGGTCCGAAGCGCCAATCAAGGCCACCGAACGGGGGTGGAACAAGGCTTCCAGGTGGCGTACGCTCATAAATTTCCCATTGAAGTTCTACTCCCGATAGCGCCCTAGCTTAGTGGCAAGCCGTAGGCTGAAAATTGCGCCAGATCAAAGACAGTGTGGCATGCGCCTTTCAGAATAGGCAGTCAGGCTGACCGCGCTGGCGCCAGGCTGACTCCGATGCGGCGGCACCCGTCGCCGCACCGACCACTTCTTCCACATCCGGAAAGGAATGCCATGACTGACAAGACCCGCTCCACCACCACAAGCCCTCCAGCCCCGTTCGAAGGCTTGGCACCCTGGAACGTGATGGCCGATATGGGCCGCCGCCAGATGGCGATGGCCACCGAAAGCACCTGCGCCTTGCTCCGTGGCGTAGAGGCCCTGCGCACCCTGCAGCAGCAGATGGCCCACCAGGCATTGGCGCAGCATGAGGCGGCCGCGGAAAAACTGCTCAAACCCTGCGATTCCCACGACTTGTTGGCCGTGCAGTCGGCGCTGGTGCAATCCAATATCCAAAGCATGCTGCAGTACTGGCAACAACTGGGTGCCTCGGCACTCAAGACCCAGGTGGGGCTGATGGACGGCAGCAAACAGCTCCTCAAGATGCCCGTGGCCGACCCGCTCAAGCCCGTGCTGCAGGCCTGGCAGCAGGCCATCAACAGCCCGTTCAATGGCACGGGGGCCGGTTCAAGCGCACACTAAAAACCCCTTCTACGCCTGCTTACGCCTGGTACACATACTGGCCCGGTGCAGCCAGGGGGGCGCCGTCCAGCAGGTGCTGGGCCACGGGTTGCGCGGCCATCTTGTGGCTCGCATGCTGGCCCAGCCAGTCGCTCCAGCAGGTCCACCACGACCCCTGGAACTGCTCCGCGGTGTTGAGCCAATCCTGGGGGTCTGCCGGTGCCTGGCCCACGGCATGGGTGGCAAACCGGTAGCTGGCCTTGGCATGCGCCAGCGGCCCGCCCACAGGATTGACGATACCCACGTTGTGGCCACCCGAAGTCAGCACAAAACTGACCGGGCTGTGCGCCAAGCCCTGGATTTTGTAGACCGAGCGCCAGGGCGACACATGGTCGGTTTCGGTGGCCACAACGAACAACGGAATCTGGATGTCCGACAGCCGTATCGGCACGCCGCCCACCCGGTAACGCTCTTCGGCCAGGTCGTTGCGCAGGTACAGGCGGCGCAGGTATTCGCTGTGCATGCGGGCGGGCAAGCGGGTGGCGTCGGCATTCCAGGCGCGCAAGGCCGTCATCGGTGTCTGGGCACCCATCAGGTACTCGTGGACCAACTTGGACCACACCAGGTCCCGTGAATTCATCAGCGCAAAAGCCCCGGCCATCTGGCGCCCGTCCAGGTAGCCGTGTGCCGCCATCAGGTCCTCCAGAAACGCGATCTGGCTCTCGTCGATGAACAGCCCCAGCTCCCCCGGCTCGCGGAAGTCGGTCTGGGCGGCGAGCAGGGTCAGGGTTTTCAGCGGGTTGGATTTTGCAGGCCCCAAGCTGGCCGCGGCCATCGCCAGCAAGGTGCCTCCCAGGCAGTAGCCCACCCCCTGGATCCCCGCGCG from Comamonadaceae bacterium OS-1 carries:
- the pld gene encoding phospholipase D, which translates into the protein MRDTDNTPNRRHFLVHTTSTAAVLAVSGTLVACGDGGSPEPAEFKYGVASGDPLATSVILWTHAKIAGSTRNVGLTWQLASDNNFTTPLKSGRVEATEASNFTAKVDVTGLVAGNSYFYRFVDDAGVASTVGSTRTLPASAATSVKLAVFSCALYSEGYFNTYDAAAKSDAQYAIHLGDYLYEYGSDPAKFGNTDAVALGRVTSPANDIVSLSDYRTRFALYRADPNLQALHARMPMIAVWDDHEFANNAYVGGAENHNPATQGDWTTRKNNAARAYHEWMPIRTPDASNLLKIYRRFDFGNLLSLHMLDTRIEGRDQQYDNFGDADGGLGRYIAGMTPNASGVLPDASRTMVSSTQQSWLASGMAASTATWQFLGNQDIMARMWFPASVLQAQAAAASNPAAVPAAISAYLTAKATRAAGAPLNPTQAALLSASTNPRLPYNLDSWDGYPAQREAVLQTAKAQGKKLVALSGDSHNAWCANLTTLAGEKVGVEFATSSVTAPGFESAGLGALASSLDGSALGASAVGAGLGLIDDLLYTDTIRRGYLLVTVTAAAVKSEYVFMSTVKSTTYSASVGKTITVAANGAVAYA
- the cpdB gene encoding 2',3'-cyclic-nucleotide 2'-phosphodiesterase/3'-nucleotidase, translating into MHPVSLSLLACVAAPVLLLSACNSDDGPSGPAVGTQATLALLETTDLHSNVISYDYFKLADDPSLGFERTATLINTARKEFANTLLLDNGDTIQGTALSDYQALVSPLACDQTLAMYKVMNAAGYAGGGIGNHEFNYGLPYLSQVTGNTFNVDGMPTPAAQKKCAGPSFPQVLANVYSAKTKAPLFAPYAIIDKTVTATDPGGKTVSAKVKVGIIGFAPPTILSWDKRWLDGKVYTVGAVEAAQQFIPEMKAKGADIIVVISHGGLDDSSYSPTMENGSYHLSKVAGVDAMLIGHSHQIFPNATSTVAQFNLPGVDKASGMVNGVPTVMGNFWGKHLGVIQLSMAWNGKRWAIDTTKTKVEARSAQNADKSYVAVDASVGAAIAAEHQATIAYVKTPIGSTDYGMSSYFADVGDPGAIQIVNQAQADYVASYIKANLPQYASLPVLSVSAPFKSGFAGGSDFTDVAQGNVAINNAADLYLYPNTVYAVKVTGADIKNWLETAAKRFNQIDPAKTTAQALISSFPGYNFDMFTSTDMAYEIDVTQAVGSRIKNLLYKGAAISPTQEFIVATNNYRASGGGSFPGLDGSKTIYASPDANRDVLISYIKATKALTRVANGSARSWKFTPVATAGQVTFSSAPGKLALATAAGLGGITQVLADDGSGKGLAVYAIDLSR
- the pat gene encoding peptidyl-lysine N-acetyltransferase Pat, translated to MSVRHLEALFHPRSVALIGASDRPGSLGSVVLSNLKQGGFQGPLWLVNRRHAQVDGEPAWPDVAALPQVPDLAVVCTPAHTVPGLIAELGRKGTRAAIVMTAGLKQPHPDGTGTLEQAMLEAARPSLLRILGPNCIGALVPAVGLNASFAPGNASPGRLAFVTQSGALATAMLDWAQARGIGFSHFISLGDSADVDFGDVLDYLASDSATRAILVYMESVKAARKFMSAARAASRNKPVIVVKAGRGADGARAAASHTGALAGADVVFDAAFRRAGMLRVDTLEALFDAAETLAHARPVLGERLAVLTNGGGLGVLAADALNLNGGQLATLSPATLAALDACLPSTWSHGNPVDIVGDAPLQRYLDGLQVLLAAPEVDGVLFMHAPTAMVSATDIAAGCLPLLAQAGKPVLTCWLGGTVVAAARTAMAQASLPSYDTPERAVAAWLQLVQHARNQAALRELPASTPQAFLPQRGQAQALVALAAQAGQEWLTQAQVQSLLDIYGIPTQHSLLAPTVDDAVACATRLGFPVALKMVSPQIVHKSDVGGVVLGLDSEAALRAAAHSMLERVARLRPQAQVQGFTVQAMVLRPQAHELIVGISTDPVFGPVLLFGEGGTAVELSQKHAVALPPLNTALARDLVQRSGLARLLAGYRERPAVPEAALLDTLRQVAQLACDLPLLAELDINPLLADALGVLALDVRIRLHGPGRGQPVAPAIRPYPQELEHTVSVAGSLLQVRPIQPEDGERLQAFYAHASAADMRLRFFLTRREVPHSELARYSQIDYDREMTFIALAPGEAATQAMAAEIRVVCDPDNQTAEFALQVASAWQGKGLGRLMLDEMLAYLRQRGTQEVVGQCLVQNKGMAALARKTGFSVQPGPSADIFSLHLALGAPVASSVDEGAVDLPCI